A single Botrytis cinerea B05.10 chromosome 1, complete sequence DNA region contains:
- the Bccox13 gene encoding Bccox13, producing MFSARATRAAAQRVARPQSIRNPFQRRFASSESTFTGAENNAFNRERQAVKDHAAATSDLWRKLSIYATIPCLIIASVNAKILWDEHWAHWDHMEPLEERPEYPYQNMRTKNFFWGDGDKTLFWNEKVNYHKKE from the exons ATGTTCTCTGCACGAGCAACCCGAGCAGCCGCCCAGCGCGTCGCCCGCCCTCAATCTATCCGAAACCCATTCCAAAGACGCTTTGCCAGCAGCGAGAGCACCTTCACTGGCGCCGAGAACAACGCTTTCAACCGTGAGCGTCAGGCTGTCAAGGACCATGCTGCTGCTACCAGTG ATCTCTGGAGGAAGTTGTCAATCTA TGCTACGATTCCTTGCTTGATCATCGCAAGTGTCAATGCTAAGATCTTGTGGGATGAGCATTGGGCTCATTGGGATCACATGGAGCCTTTGGAGGAGAGACCTGAATACCCATATCAAAACATGAGAACTAAGAACTTCTTCTGGGGTGACGGAGACAAG ACACTTTT CTGGAACGAGAAGGTCAACTACCACAAGAAGGAGTAG
- the Bcsla2 gene encoding Bcsla2: MSYATSARNVDHTKSEAELAINIRKATSIEETAPKRKHVRSCIVYTWDHNSSGAFWAGMKVQPILADEVQTFKALITVHKVLQEGHPSTLREAMANRSWLDSLNRGMSGEGMRGYGPLIKEYVNFLMSKLNFHQQHPDFNGTFEYEEYISLKGINDPNEGYETISDLMTLQDKIERFQKLIFAHFRNGGHNECRISALVPLVQESYGIYKFITSMLRAMHTTTGDEDALAPLREKYDSQHHRLVKFYYECSNLRYLTSLITVPKLPQDPPNLLSEDDSAPRLPQRPKQEIERPISPPKPTRTEEPDEIGEFWKSEQDRQNREYEEQQRVLAEQQRQQMLAQQQAQQQAQQNYEEQLRQLAEQQRREQEQLMLQQSQQQTFGRMAELERENFEARAQYANNQLLLQQYDQKLKALENELAQLQNSYGQQIGSKEDQIKALQEQVNTWRTKYEALAKLYSQLRHEHLDLLQRFKSVQLKAASAQEAIDKREKLEREIKTKNLELADMIRERDRALHEKDRLTGGNREEVEKLKRELRMALDRADNLERSKGNELSTMLSKYNREMADLEEALRNKTRALQDVHAKYSEGGSDAERLLKDKEDELEVYKQSLDDALIRLNELEMSKGDTDQALDGEIDAMLLSNIDKINDIIDSVLQSGVQRVDDALYELDSTMQAGNQNATPSYVLSQIEKASASATEFATAFNNFIADGPNSTHAEIIRTINVFASSISDVLSNTKGLTRLATDDKKADQLTSGARQSAQSTVTFFRALQSFRLDGMDPMQRTEVVINSNNEVQIHLQRLNKLVDTFAPNSGKLTNNKGDLGDLVDNELTKAADAIAAAAARLAKLKSKPKDQYSTYKLEIHDSILDAAIAVTNAIARLIKAATVTQQEIVQAGRGSSSKTAFYKKNNRWTEGLISAAKAVATSTNTLIETADGVLSGRNSPEQLIVASNDVAASTAQLVAASRVKAGFMSKSQESLEQASKAVGAACRTLVRQVQSMIKDRDQDIEGEDYAKLGAHEFKVREMEQQVEILQLENNLSAARKRLGEMRKISYLEE, translated from the exons ATGTCGTACGCGACATCTGCCAGAAACGTGGATCATACCAA ATCCGAGGCAGAACTTGCGATCAACATTCGAAAAGCTACAAGCATCGAGGAGACCGCGCCGAAACGCAAACATGTTCGTAGCTGTATTGTTTACACATGGGACCATAACAGCTCGGGTGCCTTCTGGGCTGGTATGAAAGT ACAACCCATTCTTGCAGATGAGGTCCAAACATTCAAGGCGTTGATCACCGTCCACAAGGTTCTACAAGAGGGTCACCCATCGACTCTGCGTGAAGCCATGGCGAATCGAAGTTGGCTCGACAGTTTGAACAGAGGCATGTCTGGCGAAGGTATGCGGGGTTATGGACCTCTGATAAAAGAATATGTCAACTTTTTGATGTCCAAATTGAATTTCCACCAACAGCATCCTGACTTTAATGGAACATTTGAATACGAGGAGTACATCAGCTTAAAGGGGATCAATGACCCAAATGAAGGTTACGAAACCATTTCAGATCTTATGACTTTACAGGACAAGATCGAAAGGTTCCAGAAACTAATATTTGCGCATTTTCGAAATGGAGGTCACAACGAATGCAGAATATCGGCCTTGGTTCCATTGGTCCAAGAGAGTTATGGAATCTACAAGTTCATCACGAGCATGTTACGGGCTATGCACACAA CAACCGGTGACGAAGATGCTCTTGCGCCCTTGAGAGAAAAGTACGATTCCCAACATCATCGCCTTGTAAAGTTTTACTACGAATGCTCTAACCTTCGATACCTCACAAGCTTGATCACTGTGCCAAAGCTACCGCAAGACCCACCCAATCTCCTTTCCGAAGATGATTCGGCTCCCAGATTACCCCAGCGACCGAAacaagagattgagagaccAATCTCGCCTCCAAAACCAACTAGGACAGAGGAACCCGATGAAATCGGCGAGTTCTGGAAGAGTGAACAGGATCGACAGAACAGGGAGTATGAGGAACAACAGAGAGTGCTAGCGGAGCAGCAGAGACAACAAATGCTAGCGCAACAGCAAGCACAACAGCAAGCGCAACAGAACTATGAGGAACAGCTGCGTCAACTGGCTGAACAGCAAAGACGAGAGCAAGAACAATTGATGTTGCAACAATCTCAACAACAAACTTTTGGTCGTATGGCGGAACTCGAACGGGAGAACTTCGAGGCTCGAGCACAGTATGCAAACAATCAACTTCTGCTACAACAATATGACCAGAAGTTAAAAGCACTAGAGAATGAACTTGCACAGCTGCAAAACAGCTATGGGCAACAGATTGGAAGTAAGGAGGACCAAATCAAAGCTTTACAAGAGCAAGTCAACACTTGGAGGACTAAATACGAAGCACTTGCGAAGCTATACTCACAATTGCGACACGAACATCTCGATTTACTTCAGAGATTTAAGAGTGTTCAGCTGAAAGCAGCTTCAGCTCAGGAAGCAATCGACAAGCGGGAAAAGTTGGAGCGAGAGATCAAGACCAAGAATCTTGAGCTCGCTGATATGATCAGAGAAAGAGACAGAGCTTTGCATGAGAAAGACCGTCTCACCGGTGGTAATCGGGAGGAAGTTGAGAAGCTTAAGCGCGAGCTTCGTATGGCTCTCGATCGTGCCGACAATTTGGAGCGAAGTAAGGGCAACGAATTGTCCACGATGCTTTCCAAGTACAATCGTGAAATGGCAGATCTCGAGGAGGCTCTTCGCAACAAAACCCGAGCATTACAGGATGTCCATGCCAAATACAGTGAAGGTGGCTCAGATGCCGAAAGACTGCTCAAGGACAAAGAAGACGAATTGGAGGTTTACAAGCAAAGTTTGGACGACGCACTGATCAGACTCAATGAGCTCGAGATGTCGAAAGGCGACACTGATCAGGCCttggatggagagattgaTGCTATGCTCCTCTCAAATATTGACAAGATCAACGACATCATCGATTCAGTACTTCAGAGTGGAGTCCAGCGTGTTGATGACGCTCTTTACGAGCTTGATTCTACTATGCAAGCTGGTAACCAGAATGCAACCCCATCTTATGTCCTTTCGCAAATCGAAAAAGCTTCAGCAAGTGCTACCGAATTTGCCACGGCATTCAACAATTTTATAGCGGATGGTCCAAACAGTACTCATGCTGAAATCATTCGAACTATCAACGTTTTTGCCAGCTCCATTTCCGACGTACTTAGTAATACCAAGGGTCTCACAAGGCTTGCGACAGATGACAAGAAGGCCGACCAGCTTACCAGTGGTGCACGCCAATCAGCGCAGTCTACAGTTACATTTTTCCGTGCCCTACAAAGTTTCCGACTTGATGGCATGGATCCAATGCAGCGAACTGAGGTTGTCATCAATAGCAACAATGAGGTACAGATCCATTTGCAACGCTTGAACAAACTTGTAGACACATTTGCGCCAAACAGCGGTAAACTTACAAACAATAAAGGCGACTTGGGAGACTTGGTTGACAATGAGCTTACCAAGGCCGCTGATGCAATTGCTGCTGCCGCTGCACGTCTAGCAAAgctcaaatccaaacccaagGATCAATACTCAACGTACAAACTTGAGATACACGATTCAATACTTGATGCTGCCATTGCCGTTACAAATGCCATTGCCAGATTAATCAAAGCGGCTACTGTTACTCAGCAAGAAATTGTTCAGGCTGGTCGTGGCTCATCATCCAAGACAGCTTTCTACAAGAAAAACAACCGATGGACTGAGGGTCTCATCTCTGCCGCCAAAGCAGTGGCTACATCAACCAACACATTGATTGAGACTGCAGATGGAGTTCTTTCTGGGCGCAACAGTCCGGAACAACTCATTGTAGCTTCCAATGATGTTGCAGCCTCCACAGCTCAGTTGGTCGCTGCTAGCAGAGTCAAGGCCGGTTTCATGAGCAAGAGCCAAGAGAGCCTGGAGCAAGCTAGTAAAGCTGTTGGCGCAGCTTGCAGGACTCTTGTCAGACAAGTGCAAAGCATGATCAAAGATCGGgatcaagatattgaaggagaagattaCGCCAAGCTTGGGGCGCATGAATTCAAAGTCAGAGAAATGGAACAGCAG GTTGAAATTTTACAACTCGAAAACAATTTGTCGGCGGCGAGGAAGAGGTTGGGTGAGATGCGAAAGATATCTTATTTGGAAGAGTAG
- the Bcapn2 gene encoding Bcapn2 gives MDQINDSIHGLRITTWNVNGIRNPFGYQPWREKRTFSAMFDILETDILVMQETKIQRKDLRDDMVLVPGWDVYFSLPKYKKGYSGVAIYTRNSVCAPIRAEEGITGVLTPPNSTTSFRDLPKDQQIGGYPTGAQLQDYFLDAATLDSEGRCVILEFPAFILIGVYCPATRDETRDEFRIGFLNALDTRVRNLVALGKSVFLTGDLNIIREEIDTANAEEKLKKEGLTVEQYISTPARRLFNHLLVGGKVIGDRDEGKEPQVMWDICRGFHPTRKGMFTCWDQKMNARPGNFGSRIDYVLCSEDMKDWFQDSNIQEGLMGSDHCPVFATFKPRVKSDGVEIDIRDVMSKDMFKNGVRVREWSMKDLLPTSAKLIPEFDRRQSIRDMFTRKPTNLTTATLASNLSNAGNILESAQTDGSLNISNNGSLPKASPTKTTSLTKSLTSSPVKRSSDAIQSVSQPSKRSKVDVKTNNGPSSGKGNKGQLGKGQSSLMGFFKPKTLPVAHTAHTANSPSLSTSSSSTATPAASTLSVDRECLSGCIIENDSHLKAEEDTDNGEEFEKTCKSRQDKEVHDPIVAKESWSKLLTKRIPPKCEHKEPCISHITKKQGINRGRSFYMCPRPLGPSGQQEKNTEWRCNTFIWSSEWNGKET, from the exons ATGGACCAAATCAATGATAGTATTCATGGGCTGAGGATTACAACTTGGAATG TTAATGGCATCAG GAATCCATTCGGGTATCAACCATGGCGCGAGAAGAGGACATTTTCT GCAATGTTCGATATCCTCGAGACTGATATTTTAGTGATGCAAGAGACCAAAATTCAGCGGAAGGATCTCAGAGATGACATGGTCTTAGTGCCAGGTTGGGACGTCTACTTTAGTCTTCCGAAGTACAAGAAAG GATATTCCGGAGTTGCCATCTATACAAGAAACTCAGTGTGCGCCCCAATACGTGCTGAGGAGGGTATCACCGGAGTTTTAACTCCTCCAAACTCCACAACCAGCTTCCGTGACCTCCCCAAGGATCAGCAGATCGGGGGATACCCCACAGGCGCTCAACTCCAGGACTACTTCCTCGATGCCGCAACTCTGGATTCGGAGGGAAGATGCGTTATCCTAGAATTCCCTGCGTTCATTCTTATTGGTGTATATTGCCCTGCAACCCGTGACGAAACTCGTGATGAGTTTCGCATTGGCTTCTTGAATGCCCTTGATACGCGAGTACGCAATCTTGTAGCTCTAGGGAAAAGTGTTTTCCTGACTGGGGATCTTAACATTAttagagaagaaattgatacGGCCAATgcagaagagaaattgaagaaagaagggttAACAGTGGAGCAATACATATCAACACCTGCTCGCCGGCTATTTAATCATCTGCTCGTCGGAGGAAAGGTAATtggagatagagatgaaggaaaagagcCACAAGTCATGTGGGATATATGCCGCGGCTTTCATCCCACACGGAAGGGAATGTTCACCTGCTGGGATCAAAAGATGAACGCTAGGCCTGGAAACTTTGGTTCGAGGATTGATTACGTCCTTTGCAGCGAGGATATGAAAGATTGGTttcaagattcaaatattcagGAGGGGCTCATGGGCTCGGATCATTGTCCCGTTTTCGCTACCTTCAAGCCTAGGGTGAAATCGGATGgtgttgagattgatatccGCGATGTCATGAGTAAGGATATGTTTAAGAATGGAGTGAGAGTGAGGGAGTGGTCGATGAAGGATCTACTGCCAACCTCTGCCAAACTTATTCCAGAATTTGATCGACGTCAGAGCATTCGCGATATGTTCACCAGAAAGCCTACCAACTTGACGACCGCTACTTTGGCCTCGAATTTGTCCAATGCTGGAAACATACTAGAGTCAGCACAAACAGATGGGTCACTCAACATATCCAATAATGGTAGCCTGCCCAAAGCATCTCCTACTAAAACAACTTCTCTGACGAAGTCTCTCACATCATCGCCAGTCAAAAGGTCCAGCGATGCAATTCAATCAGTATCACAACCATCGAAACGCAGCAAGGTAGATGTCAAAACAAACAACGGACCTTCTAGTGGAAAGGGGAATAAGGGACAATTGGGAAAAGGACAAAGTAGTCTGATGGGGTTCTTTAAACCTAAGACGCTGCCAGTAGCACATACAGCGCATACAGCAAATTCTCCTTCCCTATCTACGAGCAGTTCTTCGACAGCAACGCCTGCAGCTTCGACGCTATCGGTAGATCGAGAGTGTCTTTCTGGCTgtattatagaaaatgacTCGCACCTCAAGGCCGAGGAAGATACAGATAACGgcgaagaatttgagaagacATGTAAATCACGACAGGATAAAGAAGTACATGACCCCATAGTAGCGAAAGAATCTTGGTCAAAGCTATTGACTAAACGCATTCCGCCTAAATGCGAACACAAGGAGCCATGTATCAGTCACATAACGAAGAAGCAAGGCATCAACCGTGGCAGATCTTTTTACATGTGTCCTCGACCTCTGGGTCCATCAGGGCAACAAGAGAAGAATACAGAGTGGCGCTGTAACACATTCATTTGGAGTAGTGAGTGGAATGGGAAGGAAACTTAA
- the Bcade1 gene encoding Bcade1: MTDSALTTLTLDGLTKIAEGKVRNLYEIDEKTLLFVASDRISAYDVIMENGIPSKGALLTLLSAHWFEVLTGLIPNLKTHFLTLSLPSSISSSQSSLLRNRSMQVRKLKIFPIEAIVRGYITGSAWKEYQKSSTVHGIQIPAGLQNSQAFPQGAIYTPSTKAEAGQNDENIHPSEAAKIVGEKYAQRIEDLAIKLYTTARDYAAERGIIIADTKFEFGLDEETDEVVLVDEVLTPDSSRFWPASKYEVGKEQESYDKQFLRNWLTTEGLKGKQGVAMPEDIKSQTAEKYREAFEKLTGRKWADALKEGESK; encoded by the exons ATGACAGATTCAGCTCTTACCACATTGACCCTTGATGGTCTCACAAAGATCGCGGAAGGGAAAGTTCGAAACCTCtatgaaattgatgagaaGACCCTTCTGTTCGTTGCATCAGATCGCATTTCAGCTTATGACGTGATTATGGAAAAT gGTATCCCCTCCAAAGGCGCACTCCTCACTCTTCTTTCCGCGCATTGGTTTGAGGTCCTCACAGGTCTAATCCCCAATCTCAAAACTCACTTCCTGACtctctcccttccctcctccatctcctcatcccaAAGCTCACTTCTCCGAAACCGATCTATGCAAGTACGTAAGCTCAAGATCTTCCCTATCGAGGCCATCGTACGCGGTTACATTACCGGTTCCGCCTggaaagaatatcaaaagtcaTCCACTGTTCATGGTATTCAAATACCTGCAGGCTTGCAAAATTCTCAAGCTTTCCCTCAAGGAGCTATCTATACACCTTCTACCAAAGCCGAAGCTGGCCAAAATGATGAGAACATCCATCCTTCAGAGGCAGCCAAGATTGTAGGTGAAAAGTATGCGCAGCGCATCGAAGATTTGGCAATCAAGCTATACACTACTGCTCGAGATTATGCTGCAGAACGAGGTATCATTATCGCGGATACCAAATTTGAGTTTGGATTGGACGAGGAAACCGACGAGGTCGTTCTTGTAGACGAGGTTTTGACACCCGACTCGAGTAGATTCTGGCCTGCATCCAAGTACGAAGTTGGAAAGGAACAAGAGAGCTATGATAAACAATTTTTGAGGAATTGGTTGACGACCGAGGGACTCAAGGGCAAACAGGGAGTTGCAATGCCAGAGGACATCAAGTCGCAAACAGCTGAGAAGTACCGCGAGgcatttgagaaattgacTGGCAGAAAATGGGCAGATGCTCTCAAGGAAGGCGAGTCTAAATGA